Proteins co-encoded in one Terriglobia bacterium genomic window:
- a CDS encoding SH3 domain-containing protein: MITGLGQIHKRINLAAALLVAALCLLAGCSGKGGVSDRGEYAYVAVTEAGLRDHVATFYNKTGVVHNGERLQILERMQSKRFVRVRSPRGEEGWVQERYLADQQTFDEFQRLAEHFKSAPAQATATTEEQVKVHVLPGRKTAYLYLLNEKQKVDMLQRQAVDRNAPPLQLKDEKDKDADEAPDEDKVKSDNAGPPAVREDWWLVRDAQMRVGWVLGRTLYLQVPEEIAQYSEGQRIVAAYQLDEVQDEGKKVPEYLVLFTEKEGLPYDYSQARVFTWNTRKHRYETAYRERELAGILPVTMGRQEFEKEGNLRTFVLRVKGDDGSVHERTYKFNPPLVHRVLAPGEEPPAPRHRKGTRASSKGKSNR, from the coding sequence TTGATCACAGGTCTGGGCCAAATTCATAAGCGAATCAATCTTGCGGCAGCGCTGCTCGTCGCGGCTCTTTGCCTGCTGGCGGGATGCAGCGGCAAAGGCGGCGTGTCTGACCGAGGCGAATACGCCTATGTGGCCGTGACTGAAGCCGGACTTCGCGACCATGTTGCGACTTTTTACAACAAGACCGGCGTGGTGCACAACGGAGAGCGGTTGCAGATCCTGGAGCGGATGCAGAGCAAGCGCTTTGTGCGCGTGCGTTCGCCGCGCGGCGAAGAAGGCTGGGTGCAGGAGCGCTATCTGGCTGACCAGCAGACATTCGACGAGTTTCAGCGCCTGGCAGAGCACTTCAAGTCCGCACCGGCGCAGGCAACCGCGACAACGGAAGAGCAAGTGAAGGTGCATGTGCTGCCAGGAAGGAAGACCGCATATCTTTACCTGCTGAACGAAAAACAGAAGGTGGACATGCTGCAGCGCCAGGCGGTGGACCGCAACGCTCCACCGCTGCAACTGAAGGACGAAAAAGATAAAGATGCCGACGAAGCCCCGGATGAAGATAAGGTAAAAAGCGATAATGCCGGACCGCCGGCCGTCCGCGAGGATTGGTGGCTGGTGCGCGACGCGCAAATGCGCGTGGGTTGGGTGCTGGGCAGAACGCTTTACCTGCAAGTGCCGGAGGAGATTGCCCAGTACTCTGAAGGCCAGCGCATCGTAGCTGCTTATCAGTTGGATGAAGTTCAGGATGAAGGCAAGAAGGTTCCAGAGTACCTGGTGCTGTTCACTGAAAAAGAAGGGTTGCCGTACGACTACAGCCAGGCGCGGGTCTTTACCTGGAATACGCGCAAGCATCGCTATGAAACCGCATATCGAGAGCGGGAACTGGCAGGCATACTGCCGGTGACAATGGGACGGCAAGAGTTTGAAAAAGAAGGCAATTTGCGCACATTTGTGCTGCGCGTAAAGGGCGATGACGGCAGCGTGCACGAACGTACTTACAAATTCAATCCGCCACTGGTGCATCGGGTACTTGCGCCCGGAGAAGAGCCACCGGCCCCGCGGCATCGCAAGGGAACCCGGGCCAGCAGCAAAGGAAAATCTAATCGCTAA
- a CDS encoding M20/M25/M40 family metallo-hydrolase: MEFLASDALQGRASGSHDELVAATYLASQLREIGIEPAGDDGGFIQNVSGEFNFFREGKKQWNTRNVIGKLEGRDEKLKDQVVLLTAHMDHLGIGKPVNGDNIYNGADDDASGCIAVLQLARALTHEKAPKRTVLFVFFGSEETGGQGDQYFLQHSPVPLKNIVANLEFEMIGRADSAVRPDELWLTGFDRSNLGPELAKHGAHLVADPHPKRNFFQRSDNYALAKQGIIAHTVSSFGLHKDYHQPSDDVAHIDFDHMEQAIHSMLEPVKWLANSDFKPEWVEGKKP; encoded by the coding sequence ATGGAGTTTCTTGCCAGTGACGCGCTGCAAGGACGCGCCAGCGGGTCCCATGATGAACTGGTTGCCGCCACGTATCTCGCTTCGCAACTGCGCGAAATCGGCATTGAACCTGCGGGCGATGACGGCGGCTTTATTCAAAACGTCTCTGGCGAATTCAACTTTTTTCGCGAAGGCAAGAAGCAGTGGAACACCCGCAACGTCATCGGCAAACTTGAGGGACGCGATGAAAAGTTGAAAGACCAGGTGGTGCTGCTGACCGCGCACATGGACCACTTGGGCATTGGGAAGCCGGTCAATGGCGACAACATTTACAACGGCGCGGACGATGACGCTTCCGGTTGTATCGCTGTTCTCCAGTTAGCGCGCGCTCTGACCCATGAAAAGGCGCCAAAACGCACCGTGCTGTTCGTCTTCTTCGGAAGCGAGGAAACTGGCGGCCAGGGCGATCAGTATTTTCTTCAGCATTCGCCGGTGCCGCTCAAGAACATCGTCGCCAATCTGGAATTTGAGATGATCGGCCGCGCTGATAGCGCGGTAAGGCCTGACGAACTCTGGCTCACCGGCTTCGACCGCAGCAATCTCGGCCCTGAGTTGGCAAAACATGGTGCCCATCTGGTGGCCGATCCGCATCCTAAACGGAATTTTTTTCAGCGATCAGACAATTACGCGCTGGCCAAGCAAGGCATCATCGCGCACACCGTTTCCAGCTTCGGCCTGCATAAGGACTATCACCAGCCCAGCGACGACGTCGCACATATCGACTTCGACCATATGGAGCAGGCAATCCATTCCATGCTGGAACCAGTCAAGTGGCTGGCCAATTCCGACTTCAAGCCGGAGTGGGTGGAGGGGAAGAAGCCTTAG
- a CDS encoding helix-hairpin-helix domain-containing protein — MTVQPRRLQDLVSVGPAMLHDFELLGIRSVKQLARQNPARLYQKLCRATGQRVDICCQDVFSAAVAQARNPLLPAEQCQWWYWSRQRKSSHVPR; from the coding sequence ATGACAGTTCAACCACGTCGTTTACAGGATTTAGTCTCTGTAGGGCCGGCCATGCTCCACGACTTTGAGCTTCTCGGCATCCGCAGCGTAAAGCAGCTTGCGCGCCAAAATCCAGCCAGGCTCTACCAGAAGCTCTGCCGCGCTACCGGCCAGCGCGTCGATATCTGCTGCCAGGACGTTTTCTCCGCCGCTGTGGCCCAGGCGCGCAATCCACTTCTCCCCGCCGAACAATGCCAGTGGTGGTATTGGAGTCGCCAGCGAAAGTCGAGCCATGTCCCCAGGTAA
- a CDS encoding PadR family transcriptional regulator: MSPGKKPTAKKRDTRKRGLTVPDLVLLSLLAEQPMHGYQANMELERRQVQDWAGVSRPQVYYSLEKLTRLELIKETGDPEPALGPERRIFSTTPKGRAALAAALEREDWTNQRDRPPFLTWMALSWQASPATVRNQLRRREKFLKADLERELATLRAVEKEVGHNFHEAIWMIKLIIEQFRVELLWLREVMANLPHRAPAANPAHVGKHV, translated from the coding sequence ATGTCCCCAGGTAAGAAGCCAACTGCTAAAAAGCGCGACACCCGAAAACGTGGCCTCACCGTCCCTGACCTTGTTTTGCTGAGCCTGCTCGCAGAGCAACCCATGCACGGCTATCAGGCCAACATGGAACTGGAGCGCCGTCAGGTACAGGATTGGGCCGGCGTTTCGCGGCCACAGGTTTATTACTCGCTGGAAAAGCTGACGCGCCTTGAGCTGATTAAAGAAACCGGCGATCCAGAGCCCGCTTTGGGGCCGGAGCGCCGCATCTTTTCCACCACACCCAAAGGCCGCGCGGCCCTGGCGGCCGCCCTGGAACGCGAAGACTGGACTAACCAGCGCGATCGTCCGCCGTTTCTCACGTGGATGGCGCTGTCCTGGCAAGCTTCCCCAGCGACGGTCCGCAATCAGCTTCGGCGTCGAGAGAAATTCCTTAAAGCCGATCTTGAGCGTGAACTGGCCACATTGCGCGCCGTGGAAAAGGAAGTAGGCCATAATTTTCATGAAGCCATTTGGATGATCAAACTCATCATCGAGCAATTTCGGGTTGAGCTGCTCTGGCTCCGCGAAGTAATGGCCAATCTCCCGCATCGGGCTCCCGCCGCAAATCCGGCGCATGTCGGCAAACACGTGTAG
- a CDS encoding VOC family protein has product MKPAEVKKITPILFAQELEPSIKFWTEKIGFQKTIEVPEGNKIGFVILGKNGLELMYQSFASVEKGNAATGAAARRGPTFLYIEVADIDAALAAIKGAEIVMPMRTTFYHSKEFGIKDPVGHYLIFAQQGAAPEK; this is encoded by the coding sequence ATGAAGCCCGCAGAAGTAAAGAAAATCACTCCCATCCTGTTTGCCCAGGAACTTGAACCCAGTATTAAATTCTGGACTGAAAAAATCGGCTTCCAAAAGACGATAGAAGTGCCGGAAGGAAACAAAATTGGATTTGTCATCCTGGGAAAAAACGGGCTGGAGCTGATGTACCAGAGCTTTGCCAGCGTGGAGAAAGGCAATGCCGCCACCGGGGCTGCCGCGCGCAGGGGACCGACATTTTTGTACATTGAAGTAGCGGACATTGACGCGGCGCTGGCGGCAATCAAAGGAGCGGAAATCGTAATGCCGATGCGCACCACGTTCTACCATTCAAAGGAATTCGGAATTAAAGATCCCGTTGGACATTACCTGATTTTTGCCCAGCAGGGAGCAGCGCCGGAGAAATAA
- a CDS encoding DegT/DnrJ/EryC1/StrS family aminotransferase, whose product MLDLSRQYAGIRNEVMAAVARVCDSQHYILGEEVVAFEREFAALCATAECVGCASGTDGLWLALAAAGIGPGDSVITSPFSFFATASSILRAGAKPVFADVDPGTLNLDPVSVEERLKRSPKEMRAVMPVHLYGQCADMDAFSRIGSDFKVHIVEDAAQAVGATWNGKRAGSLSLAAAFSFYPTKNLSAFGDAGAVTTSDAKLAESMRSLRNHGGKQRYYHDEVGANSRLDSIQAAVLRVKMPHLAKWNEARRERARTYGRLLSSAGLTKTGADSTAPVVLLKTLPGAHHIYHQYVIRVRDRDKLRAFLSERGIGSEIYYPIPLHLQKCFAYLGYAPGDLPEAERAALDVLALPMFPELEEDEQRHVVESIAAFYS is encoded by the coding sequence ATGCTTGATCTCTCGCGCCAGTACGCCGGGATACGCAATGAGGTGATGGCCGCCGTTGCCCGTGTCTGCGACTCTCAACATTACATTCTGGGCGAAGAAGTAGTCGCCTTTGAACGTGAATTTGCTGCCCTGTGCGCCACCGCGGAATGCGTGGGCTGCGCTTCCGGCACAGACGGACTCTGGCTGGCTCTGGCGGCTGCCGGCATTGGCCCGGGTGACTCTGTCATCACTTCGCCTTTCAGTTTTTTTGCCACCGCCAGTTCCATCCTCCGCGCCGGGGCGAAGCCGGTTTTTGCTGACGTCGATCCGGGAACGCTGAACCTGGATCCGGTAAGTGTGGAAGAGCGGCTGAAGCGCTCACCCAAAGAGATGCGCGCCGTCATGCCTGTGCATCTTTACGGACAATGCGCGGACATGGATGCGTTTAGCCGGATCGGCTCTGACTTTAAAGTACATATTGTGGAAGACGCGGCACAGGCCGTGGGCGCAACCTGGAATGGCAAACGCGCAGGATCGCTAAGTCTGGCCGCCGCGTTCAGCTTTTATCCGACAAAAAATCTCAGCGCGTTTGGCGACGCAGGCGCCGTTACAACAAGTGACGCAAAGCTGGCCGAGAGCATGCGCTCGCTCCGCAATCATGGCGGCAAACAACGCTACTATCACGATGAAGTGGGCGCCAATAGCCGGCTTGATTCCATTCAGGCAGCGGTCCTTCGCGTGAAGATGCCGCACCTGGCCAAGTGGAATGAAGCGCGGCGCGAACGCGCCCGGACGTATGGCCGCTTGCTCAGTAGTGCCGGCCTGACCAAGACAGGCGCCGACTCCACGGCACCAGTCGTGCTTTTAAAAACTCTGCCCGGCGCGCACCACATTTATCACCAGTATGTGATTCGCGTCCGTGATCGCGACAAGTTGCGTGCCTTCCTGAGCGAACGCGGCATTGGTTCAGAGATTTACTATCCCATTCCGCTGCATCTGCAGAAGTGCTTCGCTTACCTGGGCTATGCTCCGGGCGATCTGCCGGAAGCCGAACGCGCCGCGCTGGATGTGCTCGCTCTACCCATGTTTCCTGAACTCGAAGAAGACGAGCAGAGGCACGTGGTGGAGTCCATTGCGGCTTTTTATTCATGA
- the hfq gene encoding RNA chaperone Hfq, with protein sequence MENKPAQNIQDSFLNTARKDKSQITIYLLSGVKLTGRIRSFDKYSVVLETNNQEQLIFKHAISTVVMAKGSHFDSRSHGSAAEGDSGSGKSEG encoded by the coding sequence ATGGAAAATAAGCCGGCACAAAACATCCAGGACTCGTTTCTGAATACCGCGCGCAAAGACAAAAGTCAGATCACCATTTACCTGCTGAGCGGGGTGAAACTGACAGGCCGTATCCGGTCCTTTGACAAATATTCAGTCGTCCTTGAAACCAACAATCAGGAACAACTCATCTTCAAACACGCCATCTCAACCGTGGTCATGGCCAAAGGCAGCCATTTTGACAGCCGTTCGCACGGCTCCGCGGCAGAAGGCGACAGCGGTTCCGGCAAGTCGGAGGGCTAA